One stretch of Schlesneria sp. DSM 10557 DNA includes these proteins:
- a CDS encoding ExbD/TolR family protein → MPLKTEPLEEPSINLTSMLDVVMLLIIFFMVGTQFAEDERQTGIQLPSVSENFALSGQPDEIIVNVDAAGKVMVKEEELDVDALKILLEAARFAYPNQSVVIRGDGRCPYQLVMDVFSTCKEAGIRNVSVAHTPKPKGI, encoded by the coding sequence ATGCCTCTGAAGACTGAACCCCTGGAAGAACCGTCCATCAACCTGACGTCGATGCTCGATGTCGTCATGTTGCTGATCATCTTCTTTATGGTGGGAACTCAGTTCGCCGAGGATGAGCGACAGACAGGCATTCAACTTCCCAGCGTCTCAGAAAATTTTGCCCTGTCGGGTCAACCTGATGAGATCATCGTCAACGTCGACGCGGCCGGGAAAGTCATGGTGAAAGAAGAAGAGCTCGATGTCGACGCGCTGAAAATCCTCCTGGAGGCAGCGCGCTTTGCTTACCCCAATCAATCGGTCGTGATCCGTGGTGACGGTCGCTGCCCCTATCAACTCGTGATGGATGTCTTCTCGACGTGTAAAGAAGCCGGAATTAGAAACGTATCGGTGGCACATACCCCCAAACCGAAAGGGATCTGA